In Nonlabens agnitus, the DNA window TAAAAACCAACTATAGTTGGTTCGCATCAAGTTTACTTATGCACTTAAAATGAAGTCTACTGCCATCTTTATGTGCAAATCTGTAGTAGAAAGTAACGGTATATTGATGTCACTTTCTTTAATGATGATAGGTAGCTCTGTGCATCCCAATATGACTCCATTCACACCTCGTTTTTTAAGTAATTGTATTTGATTGAGAAAAAAATCTTTTGCTTGCTCTGAGAATATCCCTTGCGTCAATTCTAAAGAAATGTAATCATGTGCGAGTGAATGGTACTTTGTCTCTGGAATGATGGTTTCTATTTGGTATTTTTCGTTTAATATTTTAGGGATGAACCCTTTGGTCATCGTCGGCCGGTTGCCCAGTAAACCTAATTTAAAAAGGCCTCTTTTTTTAGCTTCTGTTCCCATTGCATCTGCAATATGTAAGATTGGTATATTTATTTGGGGCTTTACAAAATCATACACCATATGGGGTGTGTTTGCACAGATAACTATAGCTGCTGCACCTGCTTTCTCCAGTTTTAATGCAGTATCAAGATATGATGCATTGATTTTCTCTGTATTTTGGGAACGCATCAATTCTATATTCATGCTGTACAATAACAAGGGTGGATTACCCTGTGCACCTATCTGTTCGCCTACCATTTCATTAATTTTTCTATAGTACACAACGGTAGAGTGGTAGGATGTGCCGCCTATAAGTCCCAATAACTTCATTTTGCATTGGTGTTATCAAAATCTATAGCCCATATACCGCGTACTTCGTTTATGTCATATCCCATCGCCTTATCATTAGGATACAAATTCCTTATGGTTGCAATC includes these proteins:
- a CDS encoding aspartate/glutamate racemase family protein, whose translation is MKLLGLIGGTSYHSTVVYYRKINEMVGEQIGAQGNPPLLLYSMNIELMRSQNTEKINASYLDTALKLEKAGAAAIVICANTPHMVYDFVKPQINIPILHIADAMGTEAKKRGLFKLGLLGNRPTMTKGFIPKILNEKYQIETIIPETKYHSLAHDYISLELTQGIFSEQAKDFFLNQIQLLKKRGVNGVILGCTELPIIIKESDINIPLLSTTDLHIKMAVDFILSA